One genomic segment of Hydra vulgaris chromosome 14, alternate assembly HydraT2T_AEP includes these proteins:
- the LOC105849116 gene encoding adenosine receptor A3 has translation MNSTDSNLEVKVSYPFVFWSFLTFEVIIIVFGNAMVCWCFYRSKQLRTKQSYFVISLFLSDIFVGIAVPPCEYCAFKKGVTEKKNSSCIIYCGSLISFTTLASVINLVLIAGDRFFSITLPYKYHAFLSKQRAKKIIACGWILTTLLTATPFTWQLNSNISEGFSEKVNLIYTIIMFGMVVIIGLLICFIYAKIVFIVKQKLSGEKARNPAALKVSIMVAISFFVCWIPTLVVEIMLQSKINLNEYVPLVSYCILMFNPCLDPIFYAYYRKDIRKEVQRSISSLTRNSVFEYAQTARKSFRSELN, from the coding sequence atgaattcaaCGGACAGTAATCTTGAAGTAAAAGTATCATATCCTTTTGTCTTTTGGTCGTTCTTGACTTTTGAGGtgataataattgtttttggcAACGCTATGGTGTGTTGGTGCTTTTATAGAAGCAAACAACTACGCACAAAACAAAGTTACTTTGTAATATCTTTATTCTTAAGTGATATATTTGTTGGTATTGCTGTGCCACCATGCGAATATTgtgcttttaaaaaaggagttacagaaaaaaaaaattcttcttgtATAATATATTGTGGTAGTCTTATAAGTTTTACTACATTAGCTTCAGTCATAAATCTGGTTCTTATTGCAGGGGATCGTTTTTTTTCGATTACTTTGCCATATAAATACCAtgcatttttatcaaaacaaagagcaaaaaaaattattgcgtGTGGCTGGATTCTTACTACACTTCTCACGGCAACGCCATTTACGTGGCAATTAAACAGTAACATCAGTGAAggtttttcagaaaaagttaaTCTTATATACACAATAATTATGTTTGGCATGGTAGTGATAATCGGGTTATTGATTTGCTTTATATAtgctaaaattgtttttattgtaaaacaaaaactatccGGTGAAAAAGCGAGGAACCCCGCAGCTCTGAAAGTAAGCATCATGGTAGCAATAAGTTTCTTTGTTTGTTGGATTCCGACATTGGTAGTTGAAATCATGCtgcaaagtaaaataaatttaaatgagtaTGTTCCTTTGGTATCATATTGCATTCTTATGTTTAACCCTTGTTTAGATCCAATTTTTTACGCGTACTATAGAAAAGATATTCGGAAAGAAGTTCAAAGATCGATTTCTAGCCTGACCAGAAATTCGGTGTTTGAATATGCACAAACGGCGAGAAAGAGTTTTCGTTcagaattgaattaa